In Yarrowia lipolytica chromosome 1F, complete sequence, a genomic segment contains:
- a CDS encoding uncharacterized protein (Compare to YALI0F00110g, no similarity possibly noncoding) encodes MTNLFFNYQRKRWRLSGARSAKTWKFKKPGVFSRLSRLFWTRATCTSVPEQQSVPEILISGPGGTLLEGDASIPTTLSDPDKITEDKKGGVNGNSLSQFPQEDCVQPSHSPVDTRPKSRSCIPLSDSDLQLREQLQSERPDSILINKKRIRKSGGQGCDSIEVPLRHPFFAASASRDNRLSDCSGIQFQQTPEIIEAVSYSLRKNENIPA; translated from the coding sequence ATGACGAACCTCTTTTTCAATTATCAGCGCAAACGATGGCGACTGTCCGGCGCTCGAAGTGCCAAAACATGGAAGTTCAAAAAGCCAGGAGTGTTTAGCAGACTTTCTCGACTCTTCTGGACGCgggctacttgtaccagtgTACCTGAACAGCAGTCTGTCCCCGAGATCCTAATTAGTGGCCCAGGTGGCACTTTATTGGAGGGAGACGCTTCCATACCGACTACATTGTCAGACCCCGACAAGATCActgaggacaagaagggtGGAGTGAATGGCAATTCCTTAAGTCAATTCCCTCAGGAGGATTGTGTCCAGCCTTCGCATAGCCCAGTCGACACACGGCCTAAGAGTAGGTCATGTATTCCACTCAGTGACTCTGATCTGCAGTTGCGAGAACAGCTGCAGTCCGAACGGCCAGATTCGATCCTGATAAACAAGAAGCGAATCCGGAAAAGTGGTGGCCAGGGCTGTGACTCCATCGAAGTACCATTACGCCACCCATTCtttgctgcttctgcttccCGTGACAATAGACTGAGTGACTGTAGCGGTATTCAGTTCCAGCAGACTCCTGAGATTATCGAAGCTGTTTCTTACTCTCTCCGAAAGAACGAAAACATCCCGGCTTAG